One part of the Paraglaciecola sp. L3A3 genome encodes these proteins:
- a CDS encoding TolC family protein, translated as MQYIKLSIFLLLSSCAQHNEVSIASLNTPVAFIVQGDADANINWWDSFDNSNLSAVVRQGLNDNHSLQARDLRLKSTAIDARIAGAALYPDLNLSSSATSNFDNLGDVSSASLGISSSWEIDLWGRLDATVNRSNWSDQEQVSLYRGSANLVAGNITNAWLGVISAQEKKLVLAEQNQRTKDALAVIMRRFKMGKNSVTNIWQQQKLLKSIEVQQSRNQADLSLYQQTLALWLSIPTNELNIKVNQVLPALPALPVIGVPAEVLKYRPDIEQAFAKIKAANENLAIAITNQYPRISLRSNYSTSKNSVSDLFDDWSGNLIASLAMPLFDSGERKSVVKQRKLQLEALI; from the coding sequence ATGCAATATATAAAACTTTCTATTTTTCTACTTTTATCATCTTGTGCCCAACATAATGAAGTCAGTATTGCCTCCCTCAACACACCTGTGGCGTTTATTGTACAAGGTGATGCCGATGCGAATATAAATTGGTGGGACAGTTTTGATAATAGCAATTTATCTGCAGTGGTTAGGCAAGGTCTCAATGATAACCATTCTTTACAGGCCAGAGATCTTAGATTAAAAAGTACTGCAATTGATGCTCGAATTGCTGGTGCTGCCCTTTACCCTGACCTAAATTTAAGCTCCAGTGCTACATCTAACTTTGATAACTTGGGCGATGTAAGTAGTGCTTCGTTGGGAATTAGTTCCAGTTGGGAAATAGATTTGTGGGGCAGACTTGACGCCACTGTCAATAGATCTAACTGGAGTGATCAAGAACAAGTATCATTATATCGAGGCAGTGCTAATTTAGTGGCTGGTAATATTACCAATGCTTGGTTAGGAGTGATTTCTGCGCAAGAAAAGAAGTTGGTTTTAGCTGAGCAGAACCAACGCACCAAAGACGCGTTAGCAGTCATTATGCGTCGTTTTAAAATGGGCAAAAATTCAGTCACTAATATATGGCAGCAACAAAAATTACTTAAGTCTATTGAAGTCCAACAATCAAGAAATCAAGCAGACTTATCTTTGTATCAACAAACTTTAGCCTTATGGTTGTCGATACCTACCAATGAATTAAATATCAAGGTTAACCAGGTATTACCTGCACTTCCAGCCTTACCAGTAATTGGTGTGCCGGCTGAGGTATTGAAGTACCGGCCAGATATAGAACAAGCCTTCGCTAAAATAAAAGCGGCGAATGAGAACCTCGCTATTGCCATAACTAATCAATACCCACGTATTTCTTTACGATCTAATTATTCCACATCAAAAAATTCAGTAAGCGACTTGTTTGATGACTGGTCCGGAAATCTAATTGCGTCGCTTGCTATGCCGTTATTTGATAGTGGTGAAAGAAAGTCTGTTGTTAAACAAAGAAAATTGCAGTTAGAAGCACTTATTTAG
- a CDS encoding DUF1080 domain-containing protein, whose amino-acid sequence MKHQFYKIIVIALSLFALNMQASAENNGFKPLFNGQNFDGFYLKLRSGDEAMANKVFAIEDRAVHVFNDEFPEEYKLNTGENDTHGLFYTKKKYSKYILRFEYKWGTKIANNFKQWQYDAGVYYHVVKDDVWPEGIEYQIRYNHLSKRNHSGDLIRPNGADYLWFPDGKSTLKNPKFVGSAHGQSFLHPNKGGTETKVKGWLHLANETDNFNALNDKWNLVEIIVMGGEYAIHKLNGDVVNIATQLKPSAGIIGFQAETAEIFYRNIEIKELSESAPMEDFLK is encoded by the coding sequence ATGAAGCATCAGTTTTATAAAATCATTGTTATCGCCTTGAGTTTATTCGCACTAAATATGCAGGCATCTGCAGAAAATAATGGCTTCAAACCTTTATTTAATGGACAGAACTTTGATGGCTTTTACTTAAAACTACGTAGTGGCGATGAAGCTATGGCGAATAAAGTATTCGCCATTGAGGATAGAGCTGTTCATGTATTTAATGATGAATTTCCTGAAGAATATAAACTCAATACGGGCGAAAATGACACCCATGGTTTGTTTTATACCAAGAAAAAATACAGTAAATATATTTTAAGGTTTGAATATAAATGGGGCACAAAGATTGCCAATAACTTTAAGCAATGGCAGTACGATGCAGGTGTTTATTATCATGTCGTTAAAGATGATGTTTGGCCTGAGGGGATCGAATATCAAATTCGATACAACCACCTAAGCAAACGTAATCATTCTGGAGATTTGATCCGCCCTAATGGTGCTGACTATTTATGGTTCCCTGATGGTAAAAGCACCTTAAAAAATCCCAAATTTGTAGGTTCTGCCCATGGCCAGTCATTTTTACATCCAAACAAAGGTGGCACAGAGACCAAAGTGAAGGGCTGGCTACATTTGGCTAATGAGACCGATAACTTTAATGCTTTAAATGATAAGTGGAATCTAGTTGAAATTATTGTCATGGGTGGTGAATACGCAATCCATAAGTTAAATGGTGATGTGGTTAATATAGCCACTCAACTCAAACCTAGTGCCGGCATTATAGGCTTTCAAGCCGAAACTGCTGAGATTTTTTATCGCAATATAGAAATCAAAGAGCTCAGTGAAAGTGCTCCGATGGAAGATTTTTTGAAATAA